CTTGTCTGAGGATCAAAGGGACTGGCTGCAAAAGGCCTATGAACTTTGTCCTGCGGATGAGTCAACAGAACATCTCAATAATGCCATCGAAATGGTAGAGATCCTTGCAGACTTAAATTTTGATAGCGAATCTTTAGCAACTGCGTTTTTAACTCCTTATTTTGTTGCTGGAAAGTTGTCCCTTGAGCAAGTAGAGGAAGCGCTTGGCAAAAACATCTCTCTGCTTTTAAGAGGGGTGGAGAACATGGACACCATCAGCACTTTGGCACACCAAAGCTCGGGTAAGGTACAAGTCGATAATATCCGCCGTATGTTACTCGCTATGGTGGAAGATGTGCGTGCTGTAGTGATTAAGCTTGCTGAGCAAATCTGCCATTTGCGTGCGGTTAAGAAAGCATCGGAAGAAGAAAGAGTCGTTGCTGCAAAAGCCGCGGCCAATATTTTTGCGCCACTTGCGAACCGTTTGGGGATTGGCCAATTAAAATGGGAACTTGAAGATCTCTCTTTCCGTTATTTGCATCCGGATACGTATAAGTCTATTGCCAAGAAGCTTTCTGATAAACGCCTAGACCGCGAAGCTTATATGGAAAATATGGTTAATTCGGTGGCACAAAAACTTGCGGATGCAGGCATTAAAGCGCAGGTCTACGGTCGCCCTAAGCATATTTACAGCATTTATAAAAAAATGGCGCAGAAAAGCTATGAATTCGAACAGTTGTTCGACATTCGCGCGATGCGAGTAGTGGTAGATGAAATTCAAGATTGCTACGCCGCTTTGGGTATAGTGCACACCAGCTGGCGGCATTTAAACAAAGAGTTTGACGACTATATTGCTACGCCCAAGCAAAACGGCTATCAGTCTATCCACACCGTGGTATTTGGTCCTGAGGGCAAAACGGTAGAAATCCAAATCCGCACCGAGGCTATGCATCGAGATGCAGAGCTTGGGGTGGCGGCACATTGGATGTACAAAGAAGGTGCATTGCCGGGCAGAAACTCCGGATACGAGCAAAAAATTAGCTGGCTACGCAAACTGTTGCAGTGGCAAGAAGAAGTGGTAGATGGCAGTGAAATAGCAGATGAGCTAAAGAATCAGGTTGTCGAAGACCGTGTTTATGTATTCACGCCCAAGGGCGATATCTTTGATTTGCCGCTAGGCTCGACGCCACTCGATTTCGCTTACTACATTCATTCCAATGTTGGACATCGCTGCATTGGTGCAAAAGTGTTTGGTAAAATAGTGCCTTTCACTTACACATTGCGCACAGGCGATCAGGTAGAGATTCTTACCCAGAAAAATGCTTCACCAAGTCGAGATTGGTTAAACCCATCGCTGGGATATATTCATTCTTCAAGAGCGCGCAGTAAGATCCATCACTGGTTTAAGCAGCAAGATAGAGACAAAAATCTCCAAGCGGGTAAGGAAATTTTAGATAGCCATCTGCAAAAACTAGATATTACCTATAAAGATTTAGAACCCGCGATTGACCGCTTTAACTTTAAAGAGCTCGACGATTTAATGGTGGCGATTGGTGCCGGTGATATTCGTATCAATCAATTCCTGAACTATGTACAAGATAAACCTGAAGATACACCTAAGTTAAAAATCTCCTCGCCAAAACACAGTAAAGGTGACAAAAACGCAGTGGTCGTTGATGGGGTTGGCAGCTTGATGAGCCATATGGCGAAATGCTGTGAGCCAGTACCAGGCGATGAAATTGTGGGTTATATCACGCAAGGGCGAGGTATTGCAGTGCATCGCTCTGACTGTGAGTCGTTCGCTCATATTACGGATATACATCCAGAACGAGAGATTGCGGTCAGTTGGTCAGATGATGTTAAAGCGTCTTACGCCATTACATTAAAAATTGAAGCGCACGACCGCCAAGGGCTGATCCGAGACATTAGCGCTGTGCTTGCCAATGAAAAAGTCAATGTGCTCAATATGAATGTACAAACGCAAGACGATAAAAACGTGGCGGTATTTATGATGAAGGTAGAGGTGGATGACCTTTCTGCTATGCATCGCTTGCTGACTAAATTGATGCAAATCGAAGGTGTTTTTGATGCCAAACGACTCTAAGCCTTCGGCAACAATGGGGATAGAGCAGCTGCTAGAGATTATGTCGCAGCTGCGCGACCCAAGCACTGGATGTGACTGGGATAAGAGGCAAACCTTTAAAACCATTGTCCCTCATACGTTAGAAGAAGCGCACGAAGTTGCCGACGCTATCGAGCAAGGCGACTTTGCTCACTTAAAAGAAGAGTTGGGGGATTTGCTGTTCCAAGTGATTTTTTATGCTCGGCTTGGAAAAGAGCAGGGGTTGTTTGACTTTGCAGACATAGTGCAAACCCTCAATGACAAATTAGTGAGACGTCACCCTCATGTATTTGAAAAACAGGAGAGTTTAAGCGAAGCAGAGCTTGAGCAGCAATGGCACGCCATTAAGCAGCAAGAAAAACAGGCGCAAAAAAAAGGAGCGTTCGCGGCGGATATTCCGAGCAGCTTACCAGCATTATCAAAAGCCTACAAAATTCAAAAGCAAGCAGCCAAACTCGGATTTGACTGGCCAAGTTATCACGGTGCGTGGGATAAAGTACAAGAGGAAGTTGCAGAGGTGAGCGAGGCGCTGCAAGTTGATCCACTCTCTGAACATACTGCGGAAGAGGTGGGCGACTTATTGTTTGCGACCGTGAATGTGAGCCGACATATTAAACGAGATCCGGAGCAGTTGCTACGCCAAGCCAATGAGAAATTTAAAAATCGCTTTGTGCAAGTCGAAGCCGTTTTGAATGAGTCCTCACTATCATTTAAAGATGCGAGCTTAGAGGAGATGGATGGTGCTTGGGAGACAGTGAAACGTCGTCAACGCAGTTAAAACTGAGACTGATTTTACGGTTTGGTCGTTAATTAAAACCACCCTCGGATAAAATATATTACCGCACTAAGTCATTTTTAGCTGGAATGACTTAGGTGCTTTTGCTATACTATCGCCCCGTCTTGATTCTTATTTAAATTCCAATTTTCCTGAAATTTCTAGGGTTCGCATGAGTACAAAATTTATCTTCGTAACGGGCGGAGTAGTATCCTCCTTGGGTAAAGGTATTGCAGCTGCTTCATTAGCCGCTATTTTAGAAGCACGTGGCTTGAAAGTTACGATTCTAAAGCTGGATCCTTACATCAATGTTGACCCTGGGACCATGAGCCCTATCCAACACGGTGAAGTATTCGTAACCGAAGACGGCGCTGAAACCGACCTTGACCTTGGTCACTACGAGCGTTTTATTCGCACTAAAATGACCAAGCGTAACAACTTTACACAAGGCCGTGTATTTGAAGACGTGTTGCGCAAAGAGCGTAGAGGTGAGTACTTAGGTGCCACTATTCAGGTTATTCCTCACATCACAAACGATATCAAACGTCGCGTGCTAGAGGGCGCGGAAGGCCATGATGTTGCTATCGTAGAGATCGGTGGTACGGTTGGTGATATCGAGTCACAACCTTTCCTAGAAGCAATTCGTCAGCTAGGCACAGAGCTTGGTCGTGAGAGCGCTTTGTTTATGCACTTGACGTTAGTGCCTTTCTTAGGCCCTGCAGGTGAAGTGAAAACCAAGCCAACTCAGCACTCTGTGAAAGAGCTTCGTTCAATCGGTATTCAACCTGATATTTTGATCTGTCGTTCAGATCGTAAACTACCAGCGAACGAGCGCGCGAAGATTGCACTATTCACCAATGTTGAAGAAAAAGCAGTTATCTCGCTACAAGACGTAGACAGTATTTATAAGATCCCTGCGCTATTGAAGTCGCAAGAGCTTGATAACATCATTTGTCGTCGTTTCTACCTTGAACGTCCAGAAGCGGATTTATCTGAGTGGGAACAGGTACTTTATCAAGAGTCAAATCCTACTGGTGAAGTGACAATTGGTATGGTCGGTAAATACATCGAATTACCGGACGCATATAAATCAGTTAACGAAGCATTGAAGCATGCTGGTTTGAAAAACCGTTTAACGGTGAATATTGAATATGTTGACTCTCAAGATATCGAGAGCAAAGGCACAGAGTTACTTGAGCACCTTGATGCTATCTTAGTACCTGGTGGCTTTGGTAACCGTGGCGTTGAAGGTAAGATCTTAGCTGCAAAATATGCCCGTGAAAACAAAGTACCATACCTAGGCATTTGTTTAGGGATGCAAGTTGCGCTAATTGAGTATGCGCGTAACGTTGCAGGTCTTACTGGTGCTAACTCAACTGAATTTGATCTTGAAAGCCCACACCCAGTGGTTGGTCTTATCACTGAGTGGTTAGATGCAGACGGTAAGATTGAAGTACGTGACCACGATTCTGATCTTGGTGGCACTATGCGTCTTGGCGCGCAGCTTTG
This portion of the Pseudoalteromonas sp. GCY genome encodes:
- the relA gene encoding GTP diphosphokinase; this encodes MVATRQSHQTTLPLEFDARLTILNLSEDQRDWLQKAYELCPADESTEHLNNAIEMVEILADLNFDSESLATAFLTPYFVAGKLSLEQVEEALGKNISLLLRGVENMDTISTLAHQSSGKVQVDNIRRMLLAMVEDVRAVVIKLAEQICHLRAVKKASEEERVVAAKAAANIFAPLANRLGIGQLKWELEDLSFRYLHPDTYKSIAKKLSDKRLDREAYMENMVNSVAQKLADAGIKAQVYGRPKHIYSIYKKMAQKSYEFEQLFDIRAMRVVVDEIQDCYAALGIVHTSWRHLNKEFDDYIATPKQNGYQSIHTVVFGPEGKTVEIQIRTEAMHRDAELGVAAHWMYKEGALPGRNSGYEQKISWLRKLLQWQEEVVDGSEIADELKNQVVEDRVYVFTPKGDIFDLPLGSTPLDFAYYIHSNVGHRCIGAKVFGKIVPFTYTLRTGDQVEILTQKNASPSRDWLNPSLGYIHSSRARSKIHHWFKQQDRDKNLQAGKEILDSHLQKLDITYKDLEPAIDRFNFKELDDLMVAIGAGDIRINQFLNYVQDKPEDTPKLKISSPKHSKGDKNAVVVDGVGSLMSHMAKCCEPVPGDEIVGYITQGRGIAVHRSDCESFAHITDIHPEREIAVSWSDDVKASYAITLKIEAHDRQGLIRDISAVLANEKVNVLNMNVQTQDDKNVAVFMMKVEVDDLSAMHRLLTKLMQIEGVFDAKRL
- the mazG gene encoding nucleoside triphosphate pyrophosphohydrolase, whose translation is MPNDSKPSATMGIEQLLEIMSQLRDPSTGCDWDKRQTFKTIVPHTLEEAHEVADAIEQGDFAHLKEELGDLLFQVIFYARLGKEQGLFDFADIVQTLNDKLVRRHPHVFEKQESLSEAELEQQWHAIKQQEKQAQKKGAFAADIPSSLPALSKAYKIQKQAAKLGFDWPSYHGAWDKVQEEVAEVSEALQVDPLSEHTAEEVGDLLFATVNVSRHIKRDPEQLLRQANEKFKNRFVQVEAVLNESSLSFKDASLEEMDGAWETVKRRQRS
- a CDS encoding CTP synthase; the encoded protein is MSTKFIFVTGGVVSSLGKGIAAASLAAILEARGLKVTILKLDPYINVDPGTMSPIQHGEVFVTEDGAETDLDLGHYERFIRTKMTKRNNFTQGRVFEDVLRKERRGEYLGATIQVIPHITNDIKRRVLEGAEGHDVAIVEIGGTVGDIESQPFLEAIRQLGTELGRESALFMHLTLVPFLGPAGEVKTKPTQHSVKELRSIGIQPDILICRSDRKLPANERAKIALFTNVEEKAVISLQDVDSIYKIPALLKSQELDNIICRRFYLERPEADLSEWEQVLYQESNPTGEVTIGMVGKYIELPDAYKSVNEALKHAGLKNRLTVNIEYVDSQDIESKGTELLEHLDAILVPGGFGNRGVEGKILAAKYARENKVPYLGICLGMQVALIEYARNVAGLTGANSTEFDLESPHPVVGLITEWLDADGKIEVRDHDSDLGGTMRLGAQLCHLKEGSKVREVYGNAEIVERHRHRYEVNNNYVAELEKAGLQFTGLSEDKKLVEIIENKDHPWFIAAQFHPEFTSTPRDGHPLFEGFVAAAYSHQKASS